The DNA segment ATGGCGGAGGAATCCCAGCGGATCATGGGATTTCATCACCATGTCCATGCCCTCCATCGCCGTGGCGATATCGTCCAGGGAGGTCTTGATCGTTGCCTGCGAAGACTCCGGGGAAAGCTTTGCCGCCTGCGCCTCCACCGCCGCCGGATCGCCATTGAGCCACAGGTAGGCCAGCAGCTCGGACAGGCCTTCCGGCTCGCTCATCCACAGCGGCTGCCAGCGCGCCCGTTTCGCCACGCCCTTTTCCTCCAGATGTTCGCCCAGCGACTTCGCCGCTTCTCCGAGCAGGCCCTCGTCCTCTTCGCCGCCCTCGATGAGCACCACCAGCTCGTTGTTCCGGGAGAACGCCTCGTGGAAAACCTTCAGCCCTTTCACCTCGGGCAGGTTTCCCGGCAGCATCGAAAGGATGTCCGTGTCAAACCGGAGCCGCATCAGCCCCGCGGTCGCCACGAGGATCGAAACGACAAGCAGGATCGGCAGTGCCAGACGGCGGAGCATGCGCCGAACTCAAGCGGACCGCGCCCCATCCGGCAATGCGGTTCCTCGGGACCGCCTGCGTCCGGTCAGCAGCAAAGTTCCCCCCGCGATGGCGAGCATCCCGCCGGAGGGTTCCGGGACAGGCGTCCAACCGGTGATATCGTAGTTGATGCCCTGATATGTGATCAGGGAGAGCGATCCGCTCGAAAGGAAATTGGGATCGGTGAAGGAGATGGACCACAACCCCGCCTCGTTCTCGATGAGCAAAGGGTTGTCGCCGAAGGTGCCGCCCGTAGAGGAGACGAGGCTCCATGTCTCCTGATCCGTGGCCGGGGAATTCCCAAGAAGCACGAGGAAACTCCCGGAATAGGAAGTGAGACTTCCCAGGGAATCGCTGAAGCCGGAAAGGGAGCCGGTGGAAAGGACGTTGTTGCCAGTGACGGCCAGAGTCCCTTCGGAAAGCGTCAGGGTTCCGCTGCTCGATCTGACGACGCTCAAGGTGCCCCCGCTCACCACTCCGCTGCCAATGAGGGAAACTCCACTTCCTGCGATGGTGAGAGCTCCGGAGGATCCGTATTCAGCCGGATACACCGCCGCAAAGGAGCCGCTGAAACTCGCGGCATGCGAGACCGTGGTGGCGGCAAGCAGGAAACCGAAAAGCGGGGCTGTCAGCGCGGAGCGGTACATTTCTGACGGAACTCTGTGGAAACAGGGCGGTTCAGGCAAGCAGCTTCTGGCCTTCCATGCCGGAGTTTGTCCTTGTCAGCCGTGACGGTTCCGTGACGGTCCCCACGATGTTTTCTCCAAGGAATGCGATCGATCGGGCACGGAGGGTGGGTGAGACCGGCCCCGTGGCACCGTCGGCGGAAGCGTTGGTGACCAAGTTTGCCCTCCGTCTCCCGCTCTCCGACTCAGGAGGGAGAAGATCTTTCATTGGTGGGCGGCTGATCCCCAGTCTCTCCGACTGAAGGCGGATGTCTTCAACCTGCGATCGAACACCCCGGTACGACATGCCACGGAGAATGTGGCGCTGGCCTTCGTCTTGGGGAGGGCGGAAGGCGTTGATACCGGGTTGTGTTGCCCGCTTTTCGATCCGTCCGGCACGGCCGGTTGGGAGCCTTTTTTGGATGGCGGCGGTTCCGTCAAGCCGTCCGCTGCATCGGGCGTTGGGTCTTGAAGGAGTGCTCGATCTCGCGCAGTTCCGACTGTCCGAGCGAGCGGACCAACCTCTGGAAGCGGAGTCGTGCCCCGGTGGCACCCGTTTGCGCCGCCTGTCGGTAGAGGAAGTAAAGCCTCCGGTTGTTGTCCAGTGAGTGGATCAGTTGGTTCAGCGAAACGAATTCGCCGGGAATCCCCGAAATGGGGCGGCGGATCTTGCTCTTCGGTGGGGGGACCAGCATCGGGGCGAACCGGGTTTCTTTGGTTTTTCCGGACATGTGTGTGGTTTCTGGAAACGGGTGATGGGTGGGAACCGTTGGACAGACGGCTTTCGTGTGTGGCTGACTCTTTCTCCCATGGATTTGTTAGCAGCACCATCGGACCTAGGACGGAGCAACGGGGTGGTGTGACTCCGACTTTGGGAGGACTTATTTCCGTATTAATCGGGGTTTCCAGATGCGGGATGTTGTGCTAGCCCTCTGTCTAACAAGGCATGAGTCCAGCGTCCCGACCCTACAGTGAGCATCTCGACAGCCTCATCGAGCGGATCGGGGTGGAGCCGCTGGGAGACATCATCGGGCAGTTGCTCAAAATAAGCGCCACCACCCTGAGGGTGGAGAGGGTGAGTTACTGGACCATCCGGGATGGGGGAAAGGCGATCCACAGGGAACACCAGTACTATCTCTCAACGGATGAACTGGATTCCTCCAGCCTGCTCCTCACGGACGGGATGCTGCCCGTTTATTTCTCATCCCTGCACCAAGGGATGAGCCTGATCGTCTCACCGGACGCGAAGACTGACCCCCGCCTCCTGGAGTTTCAGCAAGGGGAGTTCGGTTACCTTGGCATCGGCGCCATGCTGGACGCACCTGTCCACCGGCAGGGGCGCCTGACGGGCATCATCTGCCATGAACATCTGGGCGGACCACGGGAATGGAGCGCGCGGGACATTGATTTCGCCCGCCATGTCGCCCAGTGGATCGCCCTGGCAATGGAGATCGACGACCGGCAGCAGACCAAGGAGGCGCTCCGTGAGAGTGAGGAGCGCTATCACCTCGCCATGGAGCATTCCCCGACCCCCACGGTGGTCGTGGACATCAGGACCGGCCTGTTCGTGGATGGGAATGCCAGCGCGTTGACCTTCTTCGGGGTGGACCGTGCGACGCTCATGAAACATTCCCCGGAGGATTTCAGCCCGGAGACCCAGCCGGACGGACTGCCGAGCAGGGAGACGTCGAGGGGGCACATCGAAAGGGCCCTAGCGGGGGAGCATCCCAGCTTCGAGTGGATCCACCAGAACATCCATGGGGATGAAATCCCCACGTATGTCCATCTTTCCTCCCTGCCTGACGGAGGAGCTCCGAAAATCATCGCCGCCATCATCGACCGCACCGAGCAGGTCCGTACGGAGCGGACCATCCGCCGGGCGCTGGAGAACGAACGGGAACTCAACGAGCTGCGCACCCGGTTCACCTCGATTGTTTCGCATGAGTTCAGGACTCCGCTGGGCATCATCATGTCCGCCATCGAGCTCCTGCGGAACTACTTCGACCGGCTGGATCTGGAGCGCCGCAAGGAGTTGTTCGACGACATCCATTCCGCCACCCGCCGGATGGGCGTCCTGATGGAACAGGTCCTGGTGCTGGGCCGGGCGGACGTCGGCAAGCTGACCTTCACTCCGGTGCCCATTGATCTTCCCAGCGTTTGTGAGAAACTGGTCGATGAGTCCCAGTCCGCGACCGTCATGCGCTGTGTGGTGGACATCCACTTTGAGGATGATCTTTCGGGCGCCATGTCGGATGAGCCGCTTCTCCGCCATATCTTCACCAATCTCCTCTCCAACGCCGCGAAATATTCCCCGGAAGGCTCCAAGGTGGAGTTCCGGGTCCGCAGGGACGGCTATGATGCCTTGTTCGATGTCATCGACCGGGGGATCGGCATTCCGGAGGAAGACCAGCCGCGAATTTTCGAAGCCTTCCAGAGGGCCGGCAACGTGGGGGAAATCTCGGGAAGCGGTCTGGGCCTGTTGATCGCCAAGCGCTGCGTCGAGATGCACGGCGGTGAGATCGGGTTCGTTTCCGCTCCCGGGGAAGGGACCACGTTCACCGTCCGGCTGCCGATCTTCTCCTGAGCGGAAGCCGGCTAGCGTGAAAGCTTGGGCCGATATTCATCCACCACCTCGCAAAGCCGGATCCAGGCGGCCCGCGTTTCTTCGTCGAAGCTTTTGCCCAGCACGTTGGAAAGCATCAGCAGCAGGGCGGCCGCCACATTCTTGAAGTTGTCGGCTTCAGATTCGTACTCCAGGTGTTTGGCTCCCAGGTCCTCCAGCGCGGGGATCAATTCGTCGGGCTTCTCCAACAGGCTCAATGCATTGGCGAGCTTGTCCATCAGCGTGAACGCCCTTGATTCGATGTCCGTGTCGAATGATGCCCGCAGCTCCGGATTCAGCTTGAAGAGGTTCTGATAGAAGACCAGAGCCGCCACATGGCTCTGTCGTTCCAGAAGGGCGAATGACTTTCGCAAGCGGTGTTTCTGGTCCGGGGGCAGCACTCCTTCAGGAAAACATGGAATTTTCTTCCCGGCACTCCGACTTTGGTCGGATTAAATAGTGCATTTTTGCGGGCATGTGTAAAAAGTGGGCTCAGCCACCCCGCCATGAAGAAGATTCTCGTCATTGAAGACCAAGCGCCGATGCGTCGGAATATTGCATTGATGCTTGAGATGGAAGGATTTGCGGTGATCACCGCGGAGAACGGGAGGATCGGCGTGGAGCAAGCCCTCAAGGATTGTCCGGATCTGGTGATCTGTGATGTGATGATGCCGGAACTGGACGGCCACGGAGTGGTGCAGACCTTGCGGGCTTCTCCGGAGACCGCCACCGTGCCGTTTATTTTCCTCACCGCCCGCAGCGACAAAGGTGACCTCCGGATCGGCATGAACTTCGGCGCGGACGATTATCTGATCAAACCGGTGGTCCGGGAGGACCTGCTGGCTGCGGTCGAGGTGCGGCTCGCCCGTGCGGAAGCGATCGAGGCCCGCCTCCAGTCCGCCACGACCGCCAATGGCGTCGGCTTCAGTCCGGATTTCTCTTCCCATGAACCTCTCGGCGGCCTCGGCCTCACCAACCGTGAGGCGGAGGTGCTGCTATGGGTGGCGCAGGGCAAGAGCAATGGTGATGTCGCCGGGATCCTCGGGATGAGCGAAAAAACGGTGAAGCAGCACATGGGCAGTGTTTTTGAGAAGCTCGGTGTCGAGAACCGCAACGCGGCCGCGATGCTGGCCGTCGAGGTGCTGAGCCGGCCGAAGGTGAAGTGAGTCCCGCCGGCGCTGCGGAGATATCATGTGCCCAATACACAGGATCACGTAAGAGACGATCCGCGATCCATCGGTTAGATTCATCCCGATTGCCTTCGGGGGGACACCCGATTGTCAATTATATGTGTGTGTGAGGCGGATCGGTTGGCTGCCGGTCCGCCTCTTTCACATATCATTCCGCGACCTCTATCTCGTCCTGAAGACCTCGCTTTTGAGGCATTCCACTACCAGCGAGCGGAGACCCTGGTTGTCCTTCTCCGCTGCCTTGAGGATGTCCTCCACGGCGAAATCATCCGCTGTTTCCATCAGCCGGCCGGTACTGTAGGCGAGCATCTGGCGGACCAGATGGCGGGTGAAAAGTCCGCTGCGTGTTTCGAGGACGATCTTCCGGAATCCGGCGAAGTCCTGGTAGCCTTCCCCGGATGGGAACTCGCCGGAGGAATCGACCTTGGGCGCCCCGCCTTTCTTGGGCTTCGGGTAGTACTCGCGCCAGCGGCCCACCGGGTCGAAGCTCTCCAGGCTGAAGCCGAGGGGGTCGATCTTCCGGTGGCATTCCGCGCAGGTCTTGTCCGAGCTGTGCTTTGCCAGCCGTTCGCGGATGGTGGTGGCCCCGGAGACATCCGGCTCGATGGCGGGCACCTCATCCGGTGGTGGTGGCGGATGGATGCCCAGCAGATTCTCGCTGACCCAGACTCCGCGTGTGACGGGGGAGGTTTCCACTCCGTTCGCACTGACGGTGAGGACTCCTGCCATGCCCATCAGGCCGCCGCGGTGGGCGTTGCCTTTCAGGTTGACCTTCCGGAATCCATCCGCAAGGCGCAGGGATTGTTGCTCCGGCAGGCCGTAGAGCTTCGCCAGTTTCTTGTCGGCGAAGGTGTGTTCGGCGTTCAGGAAGCCTGCCACCGGGCCATTGTGGGTGAGCATGTCCTGGAAGAACAACCTCACCTCTTCCTTCATGGAGGACGGCAGATCCTCCGCGTAGTAAGAGCGGTTCGTTTCACGGGGTGGTGGCATGCCGCCGAGATCCCGCAGATTCAGCCAACTGTCGGTGAAGCCCTGGATGAATCCGCTCACCTGCTTGTCGGCCAGCATGCGCTGGATCTGCTTTTCCAGCTCCGCGTCTTCAGTGAGCTTGCCGGACTTGGCGGCTGCCAGCAGCTCCGCATCCGGCGGCGCGCTCCACAGGGCGTAGGAAAGACGAGTCGCCAGATCGTAAGGTTTCAACGCCTGTGACGGTTCCTCCGTGATCTCACTCAGATAGATGAAGGAGGGCGAGCATAGGATGAGCTTGAGCGCATCCAGCGCGGCCTGCCGCGGTGTGGCCTTTTCCGCCAGCCTCTTCTCATGGAGCGCGCGGATCGGCTGGCGGTCGCTGTCCGTGAGCGGGCGGCGGTAGGCCTTTTCGGCGAAGGCGTGGAGTTGCTCCAGGGCCCGGCTTTCCTGGAAGCCTTCCTTTCCGAATACGGCGCGCTCTTCCGCGCCGCCGCCCTCTTCCTTGAGGGGGCCGTGGATCTTGATCTCGCTGATGCGGATGTGCGGCAGTTTGCCTTCCTCCAGCAGGATGGCGCGGCTCACGTCCGACTTCTCCGTGCGTCCGCCGAAGTCGTCCTTGTAACGCTTGTTCACGTTGATGACGGAGGCGCGGGACTCATACGGTCCGTTCGGGAAGATGAAGCGCGGCGTCTGCCCGCCTTCCAGCCAGACGCGGAACTTCAGCCGGGTGGGCTTGTCATCCGGCACCGTGGAGCTGGCCAGCAGAGGCTCGATGGACTGCGGGTAGTGGATATGGCCCTTCGTGACGTCCCCGGGGACGACTCCGATGATGAAGGGCTCGGAAAAGTCGATGCCGAAGATCTCCGGGTCGTAGTGGGTGTCCCGGTGCATGGCCTGCGCCTCCACCTCCAGGTCGTAGAGACCGGAAACGGGCACCCCTTTCTTGAAGTCCTCGATGTGGCCGTAGCCACCCTGCCGGGTGTCCGTGTTCGGCTGTTCGTAGAGGTTCAGGTAGCGGAAGTTGAAGACCTTTTTGTGTGATCCCTGCAGCTCCTCATATTGGACGAAATTGCTGTTGAAGGTCCACGTCTGTGGCTCCGTGGGCGGCTTGCCCAAGCGGGTTTCCACCAGCCGGTTGGCCGCCTGGAAATATTGGTCCACCAGGAAGCTGGAGGTCACCAGCGACTGGCCGATGGTGTCCAAATGCTGGGTGGTCTTTTCCTTCGGAAAATCCGCCGTCAGGCCCAGCGTGTCCAGCCGCCGTCCGAACAGCGTGGTGAGCGTGTTCTCATACTCCCGGCTGGAAAGCCGCCGCATCACCGTGCGTCCGCCGGAACTGGCGATCTTTCCGCGTGCCGCCTGGGAGCCTTCCCGCAGCACCCGCAGCACCGCCAGACGCTCCTCGTCGTCCGGTTGGTCCGCCTTTTTCGGCGGCATCTCCTTCAGCGTGATCTGGTCGATGATCTCCTTCGCGGAAATGAGCGCCGCTTCGGAATCCAGCGGCAGCTTGAACGTCTCGAACTCCCGGTCGCCCTTCTCTGACTCCTTGTCATGGCAGTCCAGGCAGTAGTTCCCCAGGAAATCCTGCAGAATCCTCTGCTGGGAAGCCGCGTCCTCCGCGGAGGCGAAACCGGCGGCCGCCAGTATGGCGAGACCGCTGACATGGAAAGCTGGCAGGCGCATCAGGAGAAGCGGCCGGTGCTGCTGCCGAACGAATCCGTCTCCACGCCCATCTTCTGCGCGATGTCCACGAAGAGGTTGCAGAGCGGCACCTTGTTGATGCCGTCGCGCGGCACCTCGCGGAACTCGCCGTGGCTGTAGCCGCCACCCGCCAGGATGATGGGCAGGTCGGAGTTCTTGTGCGTGTTCGCGTCGCCGATGCCGCTGCCGAAAAGCACCGTCGTGGAGTCCAGCAGCGACCGCTCCCCGTCCTGCATCTTCGAGATGCGGGTGAGGAACTTGCCGAAGTGCTCGATCTGGTATTTCTCCAGCGCGATCAGGTGGGCGATGGCCTCCGGATCGTTTCCGTGGTGGGACAGGCCGTGGTAGGATTTGTCGATGCCCAGGTTCTGCGGCAGGAAGTCCCCACCGATCTCCAGCGTGGCGATGCGGGTGGAGTCCGTCTGCAGCGCCAGCGCGATCAGTTCATACAACAGCGGCAGATCCTCCACCGTGTTGCGGTTCGCCGGCTTCTCGAAAGGGGCCGCGGGCTTCGGCTGGCTGGCCCAGCGCTTGCGCAGTTCCAGGCGCTTCTCCACATCGCGGACGGAGGTGAAATACTCGTCCAGCTTGTCCTTGTCCTCCTTGTTCACCTGGCGGGAGAGGCGGTTCGCATCCTCGAGCACGGAGTCCAGAATGGAGGCCTGCACGTGGTTCTCCTGCACGCGGCGCACCTGCCGCTCCTTCGGGTCGCTGATGAAAAGCTGCTCGAAAAGCTGGGCGGGACCGGTGATCGGCGGCACCCGCACGCCGGATTTCGTCCATGCGATCTGGCAGCCACCGTGGATCCCGCCTTCGGAGCCGACCGTCAGCGACGGGAAGCGGGTAGCGAAGCCCACCTCATCCGCGAGGTATTGGTCGATGCTGACGTTTCCATCCGGGCGGTTCTGCGCCTCGGAGTTCAGCACGCCGGAGAGGAAGGAGTGCACCGCGAAGTGTCCGCCCTTCACGCCGTGGTCCAGACCCCGGAACAGGGTCATCTGGTGGCGGTTGTCCCACAGCGGTTCCAGCAGCGTCGTCTTCTCGTAGCTGCGGCCCGTGGTGGTCGGGAAAAGCTGTTTTACCTGATAGCCCAGCAGATTGCCGATCGCCACGAAACGGTTCGCACCGGCGCCGGCTCCCTTGGTCGCCTGCAGTGCGGAATTTCCCGCCGGATTTGCCATGAGCGACGGCAGCCCCGGCAGTGCGAGGGACGCCCCGAGGGACTGGAGGATGAAACGTCGGCGGTTCATGGGTTGGGGATTCCCGACCGCTACGGCGGTCCCGGAGATCTTCTTTCAGAATGAGGACCGCTTTGGGGGGAGGGCGGACTTCGTCCGGAGTGTTGCCCCGGGATCAAATGGGAGAAAAAAAACCGGGGCCGCCGAAATCCCTTTTTTTCAGCGGCCCCGGGCCCTCGGGGGGGCAATTGTGCTATCCCTTACACGAGGAAGACCATGGCACCAAATCGGCCACCTTTCCATACCGCGATCACGTGTGATCGATGGATTTGCGGAAAGCCTTCCGCATGGGAATGAGGTGGCCGAAGGGACTCTCACAAACCGAAGAAGTCGGAATCCCGCATCAGAAAAAATCAGCGATGGAGGCGGAGGAGGGAATCGAACCCTCGAATGACGGTTTTGCAAACCATTGCCTTACCACTTGGCTACTCCGCCATCGCTGTGTAACGCGGGGCCGAGTGATTACGCCCCGTGGCGGGGGTTGTCAATGCCCGGATTCATCCGATGGTGGATGAAATCGCGGCACCGAGGGCGGAGATGGCGAAATCCAGTTCCTCCGGGGTGATGCCGAGCGGGGGCATGAGGACGATGGTGTCGAGGATGGGGCGGGTGAGCAGGCCGTGTTTCGCGGCTTCGCGGCAGACGGCCTCGCCGGTTCTGGCCTCGCGGGGGAAGCGTCCGCCGTCAGGCTGGCGCAGCTCGATCCCGGCGACGAAGCCGCATTGCCGGATGTCGTGGATGACCGGGTGGCGGGATTTCATTTCAGTGAGCCGTTCGATCAGTTGGCGGATCTTCGGCTGGAGGTTTTCCAGGGTGTTCTCCCGTGCGAACAGCTCCAGCGATGCCAGCGCGGCGGCGCAGCCCAGCGGATTCGCGGTGTAACTGTGGCCATAGTAGAAGGCCTTTTCCGCTTCGCCGAGGAAGGTGGAGTAGATCTGCTCCGTGGTGAGCGTGGCGGCCAGCGGCAGGTAGCCGCCGGTCAGGCCCTTGGCGAGGCACAGGAAGTCCGGGATGACGTCCTCATGCTGGCAGGCGAACATGCGGCCCGTGCGGCCGAAGCCGGTCATCACCTCGTCGAGGATGAGATGCACGCCATTGGCGGAACACCACTCCCGCAGCGTGCGGAGCATGCCCGGCGGCCAGGGGCGCATCTCGTTCACGCCCTGGATCAGCGGCTCGATGATCACCGCTGCCACGTTCCCGGCATCCACCGACGCGAGATCCTCCGTGGCGGAAAGGTGGATGGCCGGAAAGCCATGCGCCCGTGTCTGGAACCGTGCCACCCCACCGAGCGAGGAGGCCCCGAGGGTGTCACCGTGATACGCATCGTGGAAGGCGATGAAGTGCGTCCTTTCCGGTGCGCCGGACTGGCGTTGTGCCTGGAGGGACATTTTCAACGCGCACTCGATGGCGGTGGATCCGTCGTCGGAGAAAAAGACCCGTTCGAGCGAGCCAGCGGGAAAAAGTGCTGCCAGCTTTTCCGCCAGTTCCGCCGCCAAGGGATGGGTGAAGCCCAGGAAGGACGAGTGGGAAATTTTCCCGAGCTGCGCGGAAATGGCCGCATTCAGCTCCGGGTGGTTGTGGCCGTGGATGTTCGTCCAGATGGAGGAGTTCCCGTCGATGTAGCGCCTGCCCTCGGAATCATGCAGCCACACGCCCTCCCCGTGGGTGATGACCACCGGCTCACTCTCCGGCGCGCACCATTCCGCCTGGCGGGTGAACGGGTGCCAGCAATGCGTCTTGTCGAAATGGAGCCAGCGGGCGGTGTCGTCGCGCATGCGGGGAGTGAAGAGGGAAGAAGGGAAATTGGGAAGTGTTCCGGCTTTTCCGACCGCGAATGGACGCGAATCAAAGCGAATCAGGTGGGGTATCCCGATCATTTTCGTAAAATTCGCGTCCATTGGCGTTCATTCGCGGTTTTCCCATTCCTCCCCCGGCGTTGACGGGGCGCGGCGGGGGGGATATGCGTGCGGCCCCGCTTTTCCGCCGATGTCCATCTCCGCCTACGCCACTCCTTCGCCCCCGCTCGAGCGGGAGGTGAAACGCCGCCGTTCCTTCGCGATCATTTCGCACCCGGACGCGGGCAAGACCACGCTCACGGAAAAGTTCCTCCTCTACGGTGGCGCCCTCAATCTGGCGGGTTCCGTCACCGCGCGGAAAAACCAGCGGGCCACCACCTCCGACTGGATGGAGCTGGAGAAGCAGCGGGGTATCTCCGTTTCCTCCACCGTCCTCCAGTTCGAATACAAGGACTGCGTGGTGAACATCCTGGACACGCCGGGGCACAAGGACTTCTCGGAGGACACCTACCGGGTGCTCACCGCCGTGGACGCCGCGGTCATGGTGGTGGATGCGGGTAAGGGTATCGAAAGCCAGACACGCAAACTGTTCGAGGTCTGCCGCCGCCGTGGCGTGCCGATCTTCACCTTCATGAACAAGCTGGACCGTCCGGCCCGGCCATCGCTCGACCTGCTGGACGAGCTGGAGAGCGTGCTCGGCATCGCCGCCTATCCGCTCAACTGGCCGCTCGGTGACGGCCCCCGTTTCAAGGGCGTCTATGACCGCGAGCACAAGCAGGTCCACCTGTTCGAGCGGACCGTCCACGGCGCCTACCGCGCTCCGGTGAGCGTGAAGGGCATCGAGGACGAGAGCGTGAAGAACGCCATGGATGAGAAGACCTACCAGCAGGTCTGCGATGAGCTGGAACTGCTGGAAGGCGCCGGTGCCGACTTCGACATCTCCGCCGTGCTGGCCGGGGAACTCACGCCCGTCTTCTTCGGCTCCGCCGCGAACAACTTCGGTGTCCAGCTCCTGCTCGACCGCTTCCTGGAACTTTCCCCGCCGCCGCTGGTGAAGGAAACCGAGAACGGCCCGATCAACCCCGCCTCGGAAAAATTCTCCGCCTTCGTCTTCAAGATCCAGGCGAACATGAACCCGAAGCACCGCGACCGCGTCGCCTTCATCCGCATCGTCTCCGGAAAGTTCGAGCGCGACATGAACGTGCTCAACACCCGCAGCGGGGAAAAGATGCGCCTTTCCAACTCCCAGCGCCTCTTCGCCCGGGACCGGGAAACGGTGGACGATGCCTTCGCCGGGGATGTCGTCGGCCTCGTCGGCAACCACGACCTGCTCATCGGCGACACGCTCGCGGAGAGCAAGCAGGTCGTCTTCGATGAGATCCCGCGTTTCGCCCCGGAGTGCTTCTCCTGGCTGCACAACAAGAGCACCGCGAAATACAAGCGCTTCCGTGATGGTCTGGCCCAGCTTCTCAAGGAAGGAGTCGCCAGCGAGTTCACCCTGCTGGAGCAGAGCGGTTCACAGATCCCACTGCTGGGTGCCGTGGGTCCGCTCCAGTTCGAGGTGCTCCAGCACCGCCTGGAGGGGGAATATGCCGCCGAAACCCGCCTGGAGCAGGCGGATTGGTCCATCGCCCGCTGGCTGAAGCCGAAGGAAGGCGACCCGCTGGCACCGGAGGCGCGTCCATCGCTCTCGCTCGGCACCACGCTGGCCCGGGATTCCAACGGCTGGCTCGTCGCCCTGCTTCCCAGCGAGTGGGCGTTCAAGACCTTCGCCGACAAGAACGAGGACTGGATCATTTCGGAACAGCCGTTCCCGCCGCCGGTGTCCGCCTGAGGCTGCCGCCGGATCATCCGTTGTCATCAGGGGGAACTGGTGCATCATTCCGCCGGTGGAAGGAAAGGACCATGCGGACTCCGGAGAGGCAGCCCGAAAGCGGGGCTGGTGGAGGCGCTGGCTGTGGGATCCCGTCGTAGGCCAGCTCAAGCAGGGGATTTCCCCTGACAAGCTGGGCTGGACCATCGGCGCGGGCATCACGCTCGGGATTTTTCCTGTCCTCGGTACCCGCGCCTGGCTCTGCCTGCTGGCTGGGTGGTGGTTCAAGCTGAACCAGCCGGTGCTGCATTCATTCAAGAGCCTCGTCTATCCGCTGCACGTCGCCTTGATCATCCCGTTCATCCACCTTGGGCAATGGCTGTATGGAAAGGAAGGGGTGCGCCTTTCATTCGAGTTCCTGCGCACCCAGTTCGCGGAGGATCCGTGGGGTTTCTGGCAGGAGTTTGGCTGGATCATCCTCCGCGCGGCCAGTGCGTGGTTGCTGGTCGCGCCGTTCGTCCTGGTCGCCGTGAAATTCGCCGTCACCCCCATCCTGCGGCGGGTGGGGCTGAAGGAAAAGCCGGAGAAGCCATGAAGTTCTTCCGGAGACCAATGGTGGCTTGGCGGAGCATCGGGGATGCCGGAGCATCTCCCGTGTTCCGGATGCTTTCCTCCATCATCGTTCCAGTGGTCTGCCTGCTCACCGGAGCCTGCACCATGATCCCGGCTCCGGAGGTGAAGACCGTCCGCAATATCGTCTTTTCCCGGCCTGACTGGCCGAAACCGATGAAGGCTCATGTGGATCTGCCAAAGGGTGAAGGTCCCCATCCGGCGGTTCTCCTCCTCCACGGCGGCGGACTGGCGGACAGCGGCGGGCGCTGGCAGATGGGGGGCATCGCCGGAAGGCTGGCGCGGCGTGGCTACGTGGTGGTGAACTCCACCTACCGCACCGTGCCGAAGTACCAGCACCCGGTGCCGCTGGAGGATGTGCGGGAAGCGCTGCGCTGGATGAGGAGCGATGCCGGTGCCGCCCACGGCATCGACCCGCAGCGGATCGCGGTTTTCGGTTATTCGGCGGGCGGCTACCTTGCCTCGCTGGCGGCGCTCACCGAGCCGGCGGGGCCGACCCGGGTGAAGGCGATCGTCGCCGGTGGCGCACCTTCCGACATGATCTTCTATGCGGAGGGGGATCTGGTGCCGGAATATCTGGGAGGCCGCCTTTACGAAGTGCCGGAGC comes from the Luteolibacter sp. SL250 genome and includes:
- a CDS encoding ATP-binding protein, with protein sequence MSPASRPYSEHLDSLIERIGVEPLGDIIGQLLKISATTLRVERVSYWTIRDGGKAIHREHQYYLSTDELDSSSLLLTDGMLPVYFSSLHQGMSLIVSPDAKTDPRLLEFQQGEFGYLGIGAMLDAPVHRQGRLTGIICHEHLGGPREWSARDIDFARHVAQWIALAMEIDDRQQTKEALRESEERYHLAMEHSPTPTVVVDIRTGLFVDGNASALTFFGVDRATLMKHSPEDFSPETQPDGLPSRETSRGHIERALAGEHPSFEWIHQNIHGDEIPTYVHLSSLPDGGAPKIIAAIIDRTEQVRTERTIRRALENERELNELRTRFTSIVSHEFRTPLGIIMSAIELLRNYFDRLDLERRKELFDDIHSATRRMGVLMEQVLVLGRADVGKLTFTPVPIDLPSVCEKLVDESQSATVMRCVVDIHFEDDLSGAMSDEPLLRHIFTNLLSNAAKYSPEGSKVEFRVRRDGYDALFDVIDRGIGIPEEDQPRIFEAFQRAGNVGEISGSGLGLLIAKRCVEMHGGEIGFVSAPGEGTTFTVRLPIFS
- a CDS encoding globin domain-containing protein, with translation MRKSFALLERQSHVAALVFYQNLFKLNPELRASFDTDIESRAFTLMDKLANALSLLEKPDELIPALEDLGAKHLEYESEADNFKNVAAALLLMLSNVLGKSFDEETRAAWIRLCEVVDEYRPKLSR
- a CDS encoding response regulator transcription factor — its product is MKKILVIEDQAPMRRNIALMLEMEGFAVITAENGRIGVEQALKDCPDLVICDVMMPELDGHGVVQTLRASPETATVPFIFLTARSDKGDLRIGMNFGADDYLIKPVVREDLLAAVEVRLARAEAIEARLQSATTANGVGFSPDFSSHEPLGGLGLTNREAEVLLWVAQGKSNGDVAGILGMSEKTVKQHMGSVFEKLGVENRNAAAMLAVEVLSRPKVK
- a CDS encoding DUF1592 domain-containing protein encodes the protein MRLPAFHVSGLAILAAAGFASAEDAASQQRILQDFLGNYCLDCHDKESEKGDREFETFKLPLDSEAALISAKEIIDQITLKEMPPKKADQPDDEERLAVLRVLREGSQAARGKIASSGGRTVMRRLSSREYENTLTTLFGRRLDTLGLTADFPKEKTTQHLDTIGQSLVTSSFLVDQYFQAANRLVETRLGKPPTEPQTWTFNSNFVQYEELQGSHKKVFNFRYLNLYEQPNTDTRQGGYGHIEDFKKGVPVSGLYDLEVEAQAMHRDTHYDPEIFGIDFSEPFIIGVVPGDVTKGHIHYPQSIEPLLASSTVPDDKPTRLKFRVWLEGGQTPRFIFPNGPYESRASVINVNKRYKDDFGGRTEKSDVSRAILLEEGKLPHIRISEIKIHGPLKEEGGGAEERAVFGKEGFQESRALEQLHAFAEKAYRRPLTDSDRQPIRALHEKRLAEKATPRQAALDALKLILCSPSFIYLSEITEEPSQALKPYDLATRLSYALWSAPPDAELLAAAKSGKLTEDAELEKQIQRMLADKQVSGFIQGFTDSWLNLRDLGGMPPPRETNRSYYAEDLPSSMKEEVRLFFQDMLTHNGPVAGFLNAEHTFADKKLAKLYGLPEQQSLRLADGFRKVNLKGNAHRGGLMGMAGVLTVSANGVETSPVTRGVWVSENLLGIHPPPPPDEVPAIEPDVSGATTIRERLAKHSSDKTCAECHRKIDPLGFSLESFDPVGRWREYYPKPKKGGAPKVDSSGEFPSGEGYQDFAGFRKIVLETRSGLFTRHLVRQMLAYSTGRLMETADDFAVEDILKAAEKDNQGLRSLVVECLKSEVFRTR
- a CDS encoding DUF1552 domain-containing protein yields the protein MNRRRFILQSLGASLALPGLPSLMANPAGNSALQATKGAGAGANRFVAIGNLLGYQVKQLFPTTTGRSYEKTTLLEPLWDNRHQMTLFRGLDHGVKGGHFAVHSFLSGVLNSEAQNRPDGNVSIDQYLADEVGFATRFPSLTVGSEGGIHGGCQIAWTKSGVRVPPITGPAQLFEQLFISDPKERQVRRVQENHVQASILDSVLEDANRLSRQVNKEDKDKLDEYFTSVRDVEKRLELRKRWASQPKPAAPFEKPANRNTVEDLPLLYELIALALQTDSTRIATLEIGGDFLPQNLGIDKSYHGLSHHGNDPEAIAHLIALEKYQIEHFGKFLTRISKMQDGERSLLDSTTVLFGSGIGDANTHKNSDLPIILAGGGYSHGEFREVPRDGINKVPLCNLFVDIAQKMGVETDSFGSSTGRFS